Proteins from a genomic interval of Deinococcus budaensis:
- a CDS encoding acyl-CoA-binding protein, whose protein sequence is MSQTFEQAQQDVQALSSKPGNDVLLKLYALYKQGTAGDVTGARPGGFDFVGGAKYDAWAALRGQSQQEAQREYVALVETLKARG, encoded by the coding sequence GCAGGCCCAGCAAGACGTGCAGGCGCTCTCCAGCAAACCGGGCAACGATGTGTTGCTCAAGCTGTATGCCCTCTACAAGCAGGGAACGGCAGGTGACGTGACGGGAGCGCGTCCGGGCGGATTCGATTTTGTGGGAGGGGCCAAGTACGACGCCTGGGCCGCGCTGCGGGGCCAGAGTCAGCAGGAGGCGCAGCGTGAATACGTCGCGCTGGTCGAGACGCTCAAGGCGCGCGGCTGA